The following coding sequences lie in one Epinephelus moara isolate mb chromosome 17, YSFRI_EMoa_1.0, whole genome shotgun sequence genomic window:
- the LOC126404197 gene encoding synaptopodin-2 isoform X3, whose amino-acid sequence MGTGDYICVTLRGGAPWGFTLREGEGDTYRPFLVSKVDEGGRAFLAGVREGDEVVSLNGEPCADLTLLRAFALIDTSIDCLQLLVKRYCTTPSEESEETYCGERDASGEALESTTLHIFSPKHRSQIPRELYISESQDEAYYGELDNKLPKGPQLLYTELHVPSSGDQRSRELVYKENDEGTQRCFSPGDMVELQVSLSEQTLDDVGCSALGSAHGIEGELSNREVAETIYTATASHHVPRPVREPLGQHGVVLSSPSMLRQVEVILQQPAASGAGRGILSVGGSRVSGSVGSQSEGEEGGGHSEGVPGSFTVSFGIPSEEVTPAEEQDSDSEGDQDKPNKHRARHARLRRSESLSEKQVKEAKSKCKRIALLLTAAPPNPNNKGVLMFKKHRQRAKKYTLVSYGTGEDEPEFSDEDGENEDDKEETHTVEFTLVAPDGSEIDKHFLTNAHSRKGVLTINLDRGLLEIERNLNNQEEMECLPETKGKGAVMFAQRRQRMDEIAAEHEELRRQGIPVEAVQTAEKKMEEHSYMQSTTESHAYMDVNMHQQSQQQQQQQQQQQYQQYQEQQYYEQQQNYQQQQFQQQYQQQQYEQQHYQQQQAYQQQQQQQEYHQAQQQMQHYATNINGTVQHQTSEMQSSFSNRTAKPFSADNMVAYSPAMSGTNQDSAGQGEQIASRDERISTPASRTGLLTDAKRRNAGKPMFTFKEAPKVSPNPALLNLLNRSDKKGFESGPEEDYLSLGAEACNFLQSQGVKHKTPPPVAPKPVINPISPPWSPQIEMTNQDMPQQAENSVSTPAVAPTTEVTPAPELEPTPAPAPEPSPPPTPQEALASTTTEEQRTWTLPEPEPQQQPLQMTVQEENGHMNSTLQPEPEPAPVTSWAPAQTQVQQQPSTNSWHPAQVQPQEPPPSQSPPQPPWVTRQPAQTQAQPQPPTSTWAPQIQPSWAQPQEQQQVQPPWTHSHEQPNLQQMQPTWGQPQEPMEQQPQAPWAQPSQTDSQHQPPWVQQPLQKPQAQPPWAQQVQPESQPQPTWAQQPQHQAPQQAWPQAQAPGQPQPPWVSAQAQQQPSVNAWPPSQTQAQVQPPWIQAAPAQPPAQPPAVLNPWQPVPAQTQSPPSWSQHPSEHGQHPMNSWAQEQNQAQHQPPWAQPAPPQPTPQPNWQQSTPKTPPQPPMNTWPPPQAQPQTPVNAWAPQSQQTPISTSMVNTRPSPKPWQPPQQTPQNRTPPPPPQRMHSFTIRQRVSSPINPMATVLNPASQGSSFEMPAVRGKGADMFAKRQSRMEKFVVDSETVQANKALGRSYSLSPPARVPSTGQKSVSASSSPKPLAKASTTTPVRQTPWLEKGRKPLQPWEAASRHPLGLVDEAFAFQNLQQSLATNVRLAAQRKMLPEPPAEWKARVSYEAPQKTGSQTWSQSQSRSQSRAPLPTFGSLTRSSVSTPAGRAGYSSLPRQWQPQRSVTQANRGPSVSPSEFKRPSEKQTYKSVYTSNTWSWRQ is encoded by the exons ATGGGCACCGGGGATTACATCTGCGTTACGCTGCGTGGTGGTGCACCCTGGGGATTCAccctgagagagggagagggggacaCCTACAGACCCTTTTTGGTCTCCAAG GTAGACGAAGGCGGTCGCGCCTTCCTAGCTGGAGTGCGGGAAGGTGATGAGGTGGTATCACTCAACGGAGAGCCATGTGCTGATCTCACCCTCCTACGGGCCTTTGCGCTCATCGACACATCGATCGACTGTCTGCAGCTGCTTGTCAAAAG ATACTGCACCACTCCCTCAGAAGAATCAGAGGAGACATACTGTGGTGAGAGGGATGCCTCTGGTGAGGCTTTAGAAAGCACCACCCTCCACATCTTCTCCCCAAAGCACAGGTCCCAAATCCCAAGGGAACTCTACATATCTGAGTCCCAGGATGAGGCCTACTATGGGGAGTTGGACAATAAGTTACCCAAGGGACCCCAGCTGCTctacactgagctacacgttccCTCATCTGGTGATCAGAGAAGCCGAGAGCTTGTTTATAAGGAAAATGATGAAGGAACACAGCGGTGCTTCTCGCCTGGGGACATGGTGGAGCTCCAGGTGTCCCTGTCTGAGCAAACCTTGGACGATGTGGGCTGCAGCGCCCTCGGGAGTGCTCATGGGATAGAGGGGGAACTCTCAAACAGAGAGGTGGCCGAGACGATTTACACCGCCACCGCGTCACACCACGTGCCGCGTCCTGTCAGAGAGCCGCTCGGCCAGCATGGAGTGGTGCTCAGCTCCCCTTCGATGCTGAGGCAGGTGGAGGTCATTCTGCAGCAGCCGGCAGCATCAGGAGCAGGGAGGGGCATCCTGAGTGTGGGTGGCTCCAGGGTCAGTGGAAGTGTTGGATCCCAAagtgaaggagaagaaggaggagggcACAGTGAGGGAGTTCCTGGGTCTTTCACGGTCTCATTTGGAATTCCATCAGAAGAGGTGACACCAGCTGAGGAGCAGGACTCTGACTCTGAGGGGGATCAAGACAAACCCAACAAGCATAGGGCAAGACACGCCA GGCTCAGGCGCAGTGAGAGTCTGTCCGAGAAGCAGGTGAAGGAAGCCAAGTCCAAATGTAAACGTATTGCCCTCCTTCTTACGGCTGCTCCGCCCAACCCCAACAACAAGGGGGTGTTGATGTTCAAGAAACATCGGCAAAGGGCCAAGAAATACACACTTGTGAGCTACGGCACAGGAGAAGACGAACCAGAGTTCAGTGACGAAGACGGGGAAAACGAAGACGACAAAGAAGAAACCCATACTGTTGAATTTACCCTTGTGGCTCCAGACGGTTCTGAAATAGACAAGCATTTCCTCACTAATGCCCATAGTAGAAAAGGTGTGCTAACTATCAACTTGGACAGGGGTCTCCTTGAGATTGAGAGGAACCTTAACAACCAAGAAGAGATGGAATGTTTGCCTGAAACCAAGGGCAAAGGTGCCGTAATGTTTGCCCAACGGCGTCAGAGGATGGATGAGATTGCTGCTGAACATGAGGAGCTTAGGCGTCAGGGGATTCCTGTAGAGGCAGTGCAGACTGCTGAAAAGAAGATGGAAGAGCACTCCTACATGCAGTCCACAACAGAAAGCCATGCTTACATGGATGTAAATATGCACCAACAaagccaacaacaacaacaacaacaacaacaacaacagtaccAGCAATATCAGGAACAGCAGTACTATGAGCAACAGCAGAACTACCAACAGCAACAATTTCAACAACAATATCAGCAACAACAGTATGAACAACAGCATTATCAACAACAGCAAGcgtatcagcagcagcagcagcagcaagaatATCATCAAGCGCAACAGCAAATGCAGCACTATGCTACAAACATCAATGGCACAGTCCAACATCAAACAAGTGAGATGCAGAGTTCTTTCAGCAATCGTACTGCAAAGCCTTTCTCAGCAGACAACATGGTGGCTTATTCTCCCGCAATGAGTGGGACCAATCAAGATTCTGCAGGGCAAGGAGAGCAGATAGCTTCCCGTGATGAGCGCATTTCCACCCCCGCAAGTCGGACTGGCCTTTTGACAGATGCAAAGAGGAGGAATGCTGGCAAGCCTATGTTCACGTTTAAGGAAGCACCAAAAGTGTCTCCTAACCCAGCACTGCTAAATCTCCTCAACAGAAGTGACAAGAAGGGATTTGAGTCAGGACCTGAGGAAGACTACCTTAGCCTTGGGGCTGAGGCTTGTAATTTCCTGCAGTCTCAAGGAGTTAAACACAAGACTCCTCCACCAGTGGCTCCAAAACCTGTGATCAACCCCATCTCTCCTCCTTGGTCCCCACAGATAGAAATGACCAACCAGGACATGCCTCAACAAGCTGAAAATAGTGTGTCCACACCTGCTGTAGCCCCCACCACAGAGGTTACTCCTGCTCCAGAACTAGAGCCAACCCCTGCACCTGCCCCTGAGCCCTCTCCCCCTCCTACCCCCCAGGAGGCTCTTGCCAGCACCACCACAGAGGAACAGCGCACATGGACTCTTCCGGAGCCTGAACCTCAACAGCAGCCTCTGCAAATGACAGTGCAGGAGGAAAATGGTCACATGAATTCGACCCTGCAGCCTGAGCCTGAGCCTGCTCCTGTGACTAGCTGGGCTCCAGCACAAACACAAGTTCAGCAACAACCATCTACCAATTCTTGGCACCCAGCTCAAGTGCAGCCCCAGGAACCACCTCCAAGTCAGTCACCACCACAGCCACCTTGGGTGACACGTCAACCTGCTCAGACCCAAGCACAGCCTCAACCTCCCACCAGTACTTGGGCCCCTCAAATTCAGCCATCCTGGGCCCAGCCTCAAGAGCAACAACAGGTTCAGCCACCCTGGACACACTCTCATGAGCAACCAAATCTGCAGCAAATGCAACCAACTTGGGGTCAACCTCAAGAACCAATGGAGCAGCAGCCCCAAGCCCCATGGGCACAGCCATCACAAACAGACTCTCAGCATCAACCACCATGGGTGCAACAACCCCTGCAGAAGCCCCAAGCACAACCTCCTTGGGCTCAGCAGGTTCAGCCAGAGTCCCAGCCACAGCCAACATGGGCTCAGCAACCACAGCATCAGGCCCCACAACAAGCATGGCCACAGGCACAAGCACCAGGTCAGCCTCAACCCCCTTGGGTCTCAGCTCAGGCTCAACAGCAACCTTCAGTTAATGCATGGCCTCCATCACAAACTCAAGCCCAAGTTCAGCCACCTTGGATCCAAGCAGCTCCAGCTCAACCTCCAGCGCAGCCTCCAGCTGTTTTGAATCCATGGCAGCCAGTACCTGCCCAGACTCAGTCCCCACCATCATGGTCCCAGCACCCTTCAGAACATGGTCAGCACCCCATGAATTCTTGGGCCCAAGAGCAAAATCAGGCCCAACATCAACCACCTTGGGCTCAACCAGCTCCACCCCAGCCCACACCACAACCAAACTGGCAACAGTCCACTCCAAAGACTCCACCACAACCACCAATGAATACATGGCCTCCACCTCAGGCACAACCGCAGACACCTGTGAATGCCTGGGCACCACAGTCACAACAAACACCCATTTCCACATCAATGGTGAACACTCGTCCTTCTCCAAAACCTTGGCAACCACCACAGCAGACCCCCCAAAACCggacccctccacctccaccacagCGAATGCACTCTTTTACCATTCGTCAACGAGTTTCATCACCCATCAACCCAATGGCAACTGTCTTAAACCCAGCATCCCAAGGTTCATCTTTCGAGATGCCAGCCGTCCGAGGGAAAGGAGCTGATATGTTCGCCAAGAGGCAGTCTCGTATGGAGAAATTTGTTGTGGACTCTGAGACTGTGCAAGCAAACAAG GCACTTGGCAGGAGCTACTCGCTTTCCCCACCAGCCAGAGTACCATCAACGGGCCAGAAGTCTGTTTCAGCTTCTTCTTCCCCCAAGCCTCTGGCTAAGGCCTCCACAACTACCCCAGTAAGACAGACACCCTGGCTAGAGAAAGGCCGCAAACCCCTTCAGCCCTGGGAGGCCGCCTCTCGGCATCCCCTGGGCCTGGTGGATGAAGCCTTTGCTTTCCAGAACCTCCAGCAAAGCCTCGCCACAAATGTCCGCTTGGCAGCCCAGCGCAAAATGCTGCCCGAGCCGCCAGCAGAGTGGAAGGCCAGGGTGTCTTATGAAGCCCCACAGAAAACAGGCAGCCAGACTTGGAGCCAGAGCCAAAGCCGGAGTCAGAGTCGAGCTCCTCTGCCGACATTCGGGTCCCTGACAAGGAGCAGTGTCTCGACCCCTGCCGGTCGTGCTGGTTACAGCTCCCTGCCCAGACAGTGGCAGCCTCAGAGGTCAGTTACACAGGCAAACCGGGGGCCCTCGGTGTCCCCCTCTGAGTTTAAGAGGCCCTCGGAAAAACAAACTTACAAATCTGTGTACACCAGCAACACTTGGAGTTGGAGGCAGTAG